In the genome of Pirellulaceae bacterium, one region contains:
- a CDS encoding sulfatase — translation MRFAIIASLAFSFWSTTTTTVPAITQPNVLLILVDDLKPALGCYGDVHAKSPNIDRLAKRGMRFDLAYCNQAVCAPSRFTLMLGSHSTSTGLYGLGNQLRKTLPHAVTLPQHFARHGYHTESLGKVFHIGHGNQGDPDSFSVPHFHEKVIEYLDPKSTNGGMLTREEAYFTNQRLGQIGKLPRGAAFESPDVQDQSYADGRVAAESVRRLRAAKERRAQHGTPFFIVTGFARPHLPFSVPKKYWDQFDAATLPLPEFEELPQGAPPVAGKRGGEINNYKPVPPHGPIDEKLKSQLIHGYYASTSYVDAQIGKLIDELNRLELSQTTIVVLWGDHGFHLGDLGIWTKHTNYEQANRIPILIAAPGITRPGSSTRQLIESVDLFPTLANLAGLPAPQGPQPIDGVNLAPILKDGTKRLRDHAYHVYPRRRKLGRAIRTEQYRLVQWKNFSDTSDPVEYELYDYHADPLEKRNLARIQPEIVRELNAKLTKYPSPITRHRN, via the coding sequence CGTTTTCGTTCTGGTCGACTACCACCACGACAGTGCCGGCAATCACTCAACCTAATGTTCTCTTGATCTTGGTGGACGACCTCAAGCCAGCCTTAGGGTGTTATGGGGATGTACACGCAAAGAGTCCCAACATCGATCGACTCGCCAAACGCGGGATGCGATTTGATTTGGCTTACTGCAATCAGGCCGTTTGTGCACCGTCACGATTCACGCTAATGCTGGGATCTCATTCGACCTCGACAGGACTCTACGGCTTGGGAAATCAGCTGCGCAAAACATTGCCCCATGCGGTAACGCTGCCACAACATTTCGCACGACATGGCTATCACACGGAATCACTCGGCAAAGTCTTTCACATCGGACACGGTAATCAAGGAGATCCCGATTCGTTCAGCGTGCCGCATTTCCACGAAAAAGTCATTGAATACCTCGACCCAAAAAGTACAAACGGCGGAATGTTGACACGTGAGGAAGCCTACTTTACGAACCAACGATTGGGCCAAATTGGCAAGCTGCCGCGCGGAGCAGCTTTTGAATCCCCCGACGTCCAAGACCAATCCTATGCTGACGGCCGAGTTGCGGCGGAGTCAGTCCGCCGACTGCGAGCGGCGAAAGAGAGGCGAGCGCAGCATGGCACTCCCTTCTTCATCGTCACTGGCTTTGCCCGACCTCATTTACCGTTTAGCGTGCCAAAAAAATATTGGGATCAGTTCGATGCCGCCACACTGCCATTACCAGAATTTGAAGAACTGCCTCAGGGAGCCCCTCCGGTGGCAGGGAAACGTGGCGGGGAAATCAACAATTACAAGCCTGTCCCCCCCCATGGCCCGATCGACGAAAAACTAAAAAGCCAATTGATTCACGGATACTACGCCAGTACGAGTTACGTTGATGCACAAATCGGAAAGCTAATTGACGAACTCAATCGACTCGAACTTTCGCAGACAACGATCGTGGTGCTGTGGGGCGACCACGGATTCCATCTTGGCGATCTCGGCATCTGGACAAAACACACCAACTACGAACAAGCGAATCGCATTCCAATCTTAATTGCGGCGCCGGGCATCACCCGCCCCGGTTCATCAACACGACAACTCATCGAGAGTGTCGATTTGTTTCCCACATTGGCAAATCTTGCCGGCCTGCCTGCTCCTCAAGGCCCACAACCCATCGACGGCGTCAACTTGGCCCCCATCTTAAAAGATGGCACCAAGCGATTAAGAGACCACGCTTATCATGTTTATCCCCGGCGACGAAAACTGGGGCGAGCGATTCGAACCGAACAGTATCGATTGGTTCAATGGAAAAATTTCTCAGACACATCAGACCCTGTCGAGTACGAACTCTATGACTATCACGCGGATCCATTGGAAAAACGAAACCTCGCTCGCATCCAGCCGGAGATCGTCCGAGAATTAAATGCCAAACTGACGAAGTATCCCAGCCCTATCACACGTCATCGCAATTGA
- a CDS encoding tetratricopeptide repeat protein, with the protein MKKRNSSPRAELSIRDSDEMRFGWSSLPGLSSSASLLFTVGLLSMLAITVGCRKPISTENRLVATVPQLNVAPDQEIDPAIERLVKQARQDVLEQPESADLWGHLGMVFAAHSFESQAIACFAEAARLAPQNQKWAYLHARWVVTVSPEESLELLKQCAELPGDPTDTARLVLVEGLLEQSQLDEAEQHLKRSLTQNPQNVRARFTQARLLSIRGDYEGCKNQILETHREIKATYEAEVERAKRFERDGRQAEARGTLERAGQQLRASLCQQKTIGNLLATALMRTGDVEAGQKQQQLADQQTDTNWSDPYTRGMAQLKTGLKALLSKSDVAHSEERYADSLAVLERAVSEYPDSLFARVYLGRTHIRLGRRAQQSKDSALALSHYQDAQRHLDVAVELDANSVEAHFRRGILERYWASLEKSSERLGKAEQSFRKAISIKPDFSMAYYNLARCLDRQQRPLEAIEAMREALAFEPNDLMVRKGLGGLLMKAGKLEEAINQLEQVAKKRPEDKQVQGWLALMRQDLNSK; encoded by the coding sequence TTGAAAAAACGAAATTCTTCTCCGCGGGCCGAGTTGTCGATCCGCGATTCCGATGAGATGCGATTTGGCTGGAGTAGCTTACCTGGTTTGAGCAGCTCAGCTAGTCTGCTGTTCACTGTTGGGTTGTTGTCAATGCTTGCGATTACGGTTGGCTGTCGGAAACCGATTTCGACAGAAAATCGCTTGGTTGCAACCGTTCCCCAACTGAATGTGGCACCGGATCAGGAGATTGATCCGGCGATTGAACGACTCGTGAAGCAAGCTCGCCAGGACGTATTGGAGCAGCCTGAGTCCGCTGATCTCTGGGGTCATCTTGGGATGGTGTTTGCCGCACACTCTTTTGAATCACAGGCGATTGCCTGTTTCGCTGAAGCAGCTCGGCTTGCACCTCAAAATCAAAAATGGGCTTACCTGCATGCTCGTTGGGTTGTCACCGTCTCTCCGGAGGAAAGCCTAGAGTTGTTGAAGCAGTGTGCTGAACTTCCAGGTGATCCAACGGATACGGCGCGTCTCGTGCTGGTGGAGGGGTTGCTGGAGCAGAGTCAGCTTGATGAAGCCGAACAGCATTTGAAACGTTCGTTAACGCAGAATCCACAAAATGTGCGTGCTCGCTTCACGCAAGCACGTTTGCTTTCTATTCGCGGGGATTACGAGGGTTGTAAGAACCAGATACTCGAAACTCACCGGGAGATTAAAGCGACTTATGAAGCCGAAGTGGAACGGGCAAAGCGATTTGAACGTGATGGTCGACAAGCTGAGGCTCGGGGCACACTGGAGCGAGCCGGGCAGCAGTTACGGGCGAGCCTTTGTCAGCAGAAGACGATTGGAAACTTGCTGGCCACGGCATTGATGCGGACCGGCGATGTCGAGGCTGGGCAGAAGCAGCAGCAACTGGCCGATCAGCAAACTGATACGAATTGGTCGGATCCGTATACACGCGGGATGGCGCAATTGAAAACGGGTTTGAAGGCGTTGCTTTCGAAGTCAGATGTGGCTCATAGCGAAGAACGTTATGCCGACTCTCTGGCAGTTCTTGAACGTGCCGTATCGGAGTATCCCGATTCGCTGTTTGCGCGTGTCTATTTGGGTCGCACTCACATTCGGCTTGGGCGGCGTGCTCAGCAGAGTAAAGATTCGGCGCTGGCGCTCTCGCATTATCAGGATGCGCAACGGCACCTGGACGTGGCGGTCGAATTGGATGCGAACTCGGTGGAGGCGCATTTTCGGCGGGGTATTTTGGAGCGTTACTGGGCTTCACTCGAAAAGTCGTCGGAACGATTGGGCAAGGCTGAGCAATCGTTTCGCAAGGCGATTTCGATTAAGCCCGATTTTTCGATGGCCTATTACAATTTGGCTCGCTGTCTTGATAGGCAACAGCGACCGCTCGAAGCCATTGAAGCGATGCGAGAGGCGCTTGCGTTTGAGCCCAACGATTTAATGGTTCGAAAAGGGCTTGGCGGTTTGCTGATGAAAGCGGGGAAGTTGGAAGAGGCAATTAATCAGTTGGAGCAAGTTGCCAAGAAACGGCCCGAAGACAAGCAAGTTCAAGGTTGGCTTGCTTTGATGCGACAGGATCTGAATTCAAAGTGA
- a CDS encoding PEP-CTERM sorting domain-containing protein produces the protein MLKSSHLGIALMLTLVTSATSFGEVPFEVFGNGGNNGEWPEEVDGWDGNAIRIAHDANGGVSNGVSFDSTFTGDYETLEFNFDFRIWNEDGSGDADGIGFAYADVEVFGDEADEDEQFWGGGEEPNLEGSIGVGFDTWMNAALDDIDAELGFENGTLPNSFSLHYYGETLVSLPVTELDEGVGDDWIQNGNVKQAHILIEPGDNDEAAVTLTVTDTETGESVVPFDKEPVPDFEPYDGRIVFKARTGGEDSNHDIDNISLTATTDGTATTVVHYGEAGPEPRIGDYNGNDLLDTGDLDLQAAEGIAGGDLKYDLNEDGVVNTADRRLWTNDLKNTWMGDADLSGQFDSSDLVTVFAAAKYETAQAATWGQGDWNGDGKFDSGDLVEAFSNAGYEAGERPGGPNAAAVVPEPSSLVLTLLSIFGLVGFARRRNG, from the coding sequence ATGCTCAAAAGCTCTCATTTGGGGATCGCGTTGATGCTGACGCTCGTCACATCCGCGACGTCGTTCGGCGAAGTCCCCTTCGAAGTGTTTGGTAACGGTGGTAACAACGGCGAATGGCCAGAAGAAGTCGATGGCTGGGACGGAAATGCGATTCGAATTGCACATGACGCAAACGGTGGCGTGTCCAACGGTGTAAGTTTCGACAGCACTTTCACCGGTGATTACGAGACGCTCGAATTCAATTTCGATTTCCGAATTTGGAATGAAGACGGTTCCGGCGATGCAGACGGTATTGGTTTCGCCTACGCTGACGTCGAAGTCTTTGGTGACGAAGCAGACGAAGATGAGCAATTCTGGGGTGGTGGCGAAGAGCCCAACCTGGAAGGCTCGATCGGCGTTGGTTTTGACACCTGGATGAATGCTGCCCTCGATGATATCGATGCCGAACTCGGCTTTGAAAACGGCACACTGCCAAACTCGTTTTCGCTGCATTACTACGGCGAAACGCTTGTATCCCTTCCTGTCACCGAACTTGACGAAGGTGTTGGCGATGACTGGATTCAAAATGGCAACGTCAAACAGGCTCATATCTTGATCGAGCCGGGCGACAACGACGAAGCCGCCGTAACGCTGACAGTCACCGACACCGAGACGGGTGAATCGGTAGTTCCATTTGACAAGGAACCCGTCCCTGATTTCGAACCTTATGACGGTCGAATCGTCTTCAAGGCACGTACGGGTGGTGAAGACTCAAACCATGACATCGACAATATCAGCCTGACTGCCACCACAGACGGTACGGCAACCACAGTCGTCCATTATGGCGAAGCTGGTCCGGAACCGCGAATTGGTGATTATAACGGCAACGACTTGCTCGACACGGGCGACCTTGACCTTCAAGCTGCCGAAGGTATCGCCGGTGGAGATCTGAAGTACGATCTGAACGAGGATGGCGTGGTTAACACAGCCGACCGTCGTTTGTGGACGAATGACCTGAAGAACACCTGGATGGGTGATGCCGATCTGAGCGGCCAGTTTGACAGTTCCGACTTGGTAACAGTGTTTGCTGCAGCTAAGTACGAAACAGCCCAAGCGGCGACTTGGGGACAAGGCGACTGGAATGGCGACGGAAAATTCGACTCCGGCGACTTGGTCGAAGCCTTCAGCAATGCTGGCTACGAAGCAGGTGAACGACCCGGTGGTCCGAATGCCGCAGCAGTCGTACCCGAACCCTCCAGCCTCGTGCTGACGCTGCTCAGCATCTTTGGTTTGGTTGGCTTCGCTCGACGCCGCAATGGCTAA